A stretch of DNA from Methanomicrobia archaeon:
TACTTCTGCACGAGCTGCCGCGCGGTCTTCTTGTCCATCCGCTTGAGCTCTTCCGGGTCGATAACGTCCGCACCGGCCTCCTTCGATTTCAACGCCGCCTCACCCGAAGCGAAAACGGCAATTGTCGGCTCTCTTATCTGCTTCGGCAGTACGACATCGACATTGATCCTGTTCTTCGGCTGCTTCAAATCGATATTCTTCAAATTGATGCAGAGGTCAACACCCTCAACGAATTTCTTCTTCTCAGTGCTTAAAACCTGCTCCACTGCGCCTACTATCTCTTCTGCTTCCATTTTATTCGCCTATCACCTCGTCATACACGCCTTCGTCTATCTCTCTCTGTATCTCCTTTGGATTCTTACCCTCGACCTTCAGCCGCATGGACACGCACGTGCCTACCAGCTCCTTCACCGTCGCTTTCAACGACGAGGCCAGCACGCCCTCGCGCTTCATTTTCGCTACCTCTCTCAGTTGCTCCATCGAGATCTCACCGGTGTAATCGGTTGTGGAGTCGGTCTGAGCCTTCTCAAGCCCGATCTCTTTCTTTATCAATGCCGCGGTCGGCGGTACACCCACAGTTACATCCGCCTTGCCGCCATCAATGGTGATCTTCACGGGGACGACCATGCCCGCGTAAACCTCCGTACGTTCATTCACCAGGGCCACGATCTCTTTTATATTCACGCCAAGTGGCCCCAGAGCAGGCCCTAACGGCGGTCCCGGGTTCGCTTTCCCTCCTTCTATCAAGACTTCAACGACATCCATTTTTTACGCTTCGTACTCCATTCATTCAGGCATTCATTCGTATCAATCAGGTCTGACGTATCCTGTTTCCGTCCGTCCGTGATACTCTCATCTGAGACCCTTAATACTATACAACTACCTGCTTTTATTTCTTTCTTCGTTAAGATATGTGTAACGGAAGCATAAAAATGGCTAATTTACAACGCTGCTATTATTCTGATCTCGAAATCGTCGGGTAATGATATTTTTGAATGTGGAGGGAGGGAATCGAACCCCCCTTTACCATCCGGCGTGGAATCAAACGATATCTTTGATGGTTTGCACATTGAGGCTATTAGGAGGAAAGCAACCAGCTCCCCACGCGGATGGCCACCTCAAAATACCCGGTTATGTTTCTTATCATGTTCATATTTCTCCAAATTGTAGTTACTAATACCATCAACGTTGCAAGCATCATCGATACCTTGACCTCCACATATTTCATCCTTAAGAATTATTTTTCTTCGGGTTTAAAAATCTTAGCCCTGTGTTAAGTAAACTTTGAAACTACCCGGTATAAAGTGATGCTGGTATGGCTTTGATCCCTCTATGATACCTTTTAGTGTTGAACCA
This window harbors:
- a CDS encoding 50S ribosomal protein L11, which translates into the protein MDVVEVLIEGGKANPGPPLGPALGPLGVNIKEIVALVNERTEVYAGMVVPVKITIDGGKADVTVGVPPTAALIKKEIGLEKAQTDSTTDYTGEISMEQLREVAKMKREGVLASSLKATVKELVGTCVSMRLKVEGKNPKEIQREIDEGVYDEVIGE